The proteins below come from a single Mycobacterium parmense genomic window:
- a CDS encoding Pepco domain-containing protein: protein MSKKDSTPGTLTLMVAAEDDTLGDDDMIDEHRVYTPLLQGVESASVVGFLPFRRAAPKREGKTKDVELDKVKGRLYAIQGELETLLKDLPDLQESPFRLKEVEVGLSLNAEGHIGIATIGSEISLSLRFAR, encoded by the coding sequence ATGTCCAAGAAAGACTCGACGCCCGGAACTCTCACGCTCATGGTCGCCGCTGAAGACGACACGCTTGGCGATGACGACATGATCGATGAACATCGGGTGTACACGCCGCTACTGCAAGGCGTCGAATCCGCGTCGGTGGTCGGCTTTCTCCCTTTCAGAAGGGCTGCCCCAAAGCGGGAAGGTAAGACGAAAGACGTGGAGCTTGACAAAGTCAAAGGTCGGCTTTACGCAATCCAGGGTGAACTCGAGACTTTACTCAAGGACCTTCCGGACCTGCAGGAAAGCCCATTCCGGCTGAAAGAGGTGGAGGTCGGATTGTCTCTTAATGCCGAGGGTCATATCGGAATCGCGACCATTGGCAGTGAGATTTCCCTTTCTCTAAGATTCGCTCGGTAG